One window of the Deinococcus depolymerans genome contains the following:
- a CDS encoding DUF3105 domain-containing protein: MKRALPFLLLALTACGSKGIEGVQTFTYPAGDHRSGSLKYAENPPAGGPHNPSWQNCGVYSSPLYNEYAVHSLEHGAVWITYRPDLDAAGLDTLKNLVDGRPYTLLSPYEGLDTPVAISAWGAQLKVEKPDDARLKAFLDKYEQGATAPERGAACSGGYSGTS, translated from the coding sequence ATGAAACGTGCCCTGCCCTTCCTGCTGCTTGCCCTGACTGCCTGCGGTTCCAAAGGCATCGAGGGTGTCCAGACCTTCACGTACCCGGCGGGCGACCACCGCAGCGGCTCACTGAAATACGCCGAGAATCCCCCGGCCGGCGGGCCGCACAACCCCTCGTGGCAGAACTGCGGGGTGTACAGCAGCCCCCTGTACAACGAGTACGCGGTGCACAGCCTCGAACACGGCGCAGTGTGGATCACGTACCGCCCGGACCTGGACGCCGCCGGGCTGGACACCCTGAAGAACCTGGTGGACGGCCGCCCCTACACGCTGCTCAGCCCCTACGAGGGCCTGGACACCCCGGTCGCCATCAGCGCCTGGGGCGCGCAGCTGAAGGTGGAGAAGCCCGACGACGCCCGCCTGAAGGCCTTCCTGGACAAGTACGAGCAGGGCGCGACCGCCCCGGAACGCGGCGCGGCGTGCAGCGGCGGGTACAGCGGCACCAGCTGA